The genomic DNA TAAGACTAATTATTGAAGAATACATAAAAACAGCTTCTCCTGTAGGTTCAAAACGAATACAAGAAGTTATGTCAATTGATATATCTTCTGCAACAATTAGAAACGAGTCAGCATTTTTAGAAGAACATGGTTTTTTAGAAAAAGCTCATACTTCTTCTGGGAGAGTGCCCTCGACAAAAGGTTATAGATATTATGTAGATAATCTTATGAAGAGAAATAACATTGAAGATGTAAAACAACAAATTGAAGAAATTTTTAAAAGAAGAGGTGCAACAATTGATGAAATCTTAGAACAAACTTCTAAGATTTTAAGCGAAATGACAAAGTTAGCAACAGTTGTATCTACTAGCGAAAATATAGAAGAAGTTAAATTAAATAGAGTCGAGTTAGTACCGCTATCTCCAAAAAGTGCAGTTGTTATATTTATACTTTCAAATGGAAGTATTGAAAATAAAACAATTGATTTAGATTCTGTTTCAATTGAAGAACTAAAAATCTCAATTGATTTATTTAACGAAAGATTATCAAACTCTAAAATTCAAGAAATTGAATTTAAAGTACAAGCAATTGTTCCAATTCTAAAAGAACAAGTTAAAAAGTATGAATTTATATTACATACATTCGTAAGTGCTTTATTGCATACTGGTTCTTCTCAATTTAAAACTGGAGGAATGAAATATTTGCTTGAAAACCCAGAATTCAACGATCCTAACAAAATTAAAAGTATTGTTGAATTTATAGAAGGAGCTTCTCCGTTTGTTTGATTTAAATCACATTTAAACAATCATTCAAAACCAGCTGTAGCAATTGGTTTTGAAACAGGTATAGGTAATGACGATATTGCAGTTGTTGGTACTAACTTTCCCACAGACACGGGTGGGAAAGGGACTTTGGCTCTAGTTGGGCCAAAAAGAATTCAGTATGATAAGGTATCTGACTTATTAGAATGAATTAGTCTAAAAATTGAAGAGTTCCACAAAGGAGAAGAGTAGATATGGAAAAAGAAAAGTATAAAAAAGTATTTGATTTAATCAATAATGTTAAAAAAGAATTAAATATTGATTCAAATTTGAATAACAATATTCCAAAACAGCAAACTGATAATAATAATGTAGATTTAAATGATAAAACAAACATTAAACACGAAAAAGACAGCAAGTCTGATTCCAAACAATCTGAAGAAAAACCATTAACAAGTATTGAACTTTTAGAATTAGAGTTTGTAGATTTATTAGAAACAAACTCTAAATTAGAAGAACAAAAACTAATGGCGGTTGCAGATAATCAAAATACTGTAAGAAGATATCAAAATGAAGCTGCATCAGTTAGAAAATATGGGGGAGAAAAACTTGCAACTGAGTTACTACCAGCAATTGATATGTTTAGATCAGTTTTAAAAACAAGTCCCGATAATCCAGAAATTAAAAATTATTTAATTGGTTTTGAAATGATAATCAATCAAATTGATCAAGCATTATCAAACGCAGGACTTTCAATGATTCAAACAAAAATTGGAGATGAATTAGATCCAAATATTCATAACGCAATTGATCAAATTGAAACAAAAGATGTAAAAAGTGGAAGAATTGCAGCTATTGTTTCAAATGGTTATCGATTACATGACAGAGTAATAAAACATGTTGGTGTAAAAGTTGCTAAATAAGTTTAATTAAAATGATTAAAGAAAAAAAATTTAAAAATGTGGTTATTAATAAAGAAGTTTTAAAAATTAAAGTTGGAAAAGGAATTTTAATTAAAGAACTAGAAAAAGATAACGACATTGAACATAAAATTAAAAAAATAGCTAGTGAAATTGATGATTATGTTCAAAATGAAGTTTATCAATCAATTTTAGAAAAAAAAGTAATTTAAAATACTAATTATTAAAAATGAAATGAGAAAAAATAATGGAAAAGAATGACTTTAAAAATTATATTGAAAACTTAATAAGGTTAGCTAAAGATTGTCAAGAAAATTGTGAAAAAGCTAATGAAAAATGTCAGAACAATATACATCGTATTGTTGATAATATTGATATTTGCGAAAATGGTAAAGAAAAATGTGATTGTATTTATCATAAAAGATTATATGAATTATCAAAAGATTATGAAAAAATTATTAAAGATTTCACAAATGAAACTACAAAAAAAACTTTTGGTACTTTTGATGAAACTTTTAAAGGTTTTCGAAATATTTTTACAAAGAAAAATAAAGAAGAAAATATTAATTCAGAAGAAATAAAGTGCAAAAAAAATAAAAAACACAAATTTAAAAAAGAATATAAATTTGTAGAAGAAGACTTCGACGACTCGTTATTTGACTTTAAAAATTTACAAGAAGATTATGACGATTTAAAAGAAGACTTCGACAATTTAAAAGAAGATCTTGATGATTTACAAGAAGACTTTGAATATTTAAAAGATGAACTTGAAGATTTAAAAGAAGAATTCAAAGATCTAAAAAGAGATTTTAAAAACTAAAAAATAAAATAATTATAAAGAAAAAAGGAAGGTATAAGATTATGGCTAAAGAAAAAATTATAGGAATAGATTTAGGAACAACAAATTCAGTTGTAGCTGTTATGGAAGGTGGTCAACCAATTGTTTTAGAAAATCCAGAAGGACAAAGAACTACAGCTTCTGTTGTTGCTTTTAAAAATGGAGACATTATTGTTGGGGGAGCTGCAAAAAGACAAGCAGTTACAAACCCAAACACAGCAATTTCTATTAAACGTGAAATGGGAACAACCAACAAAAGAAAATTGGAAAACAAAGATTATACACCAGAACAAATCTCAGCAGAAATTTTAAGATATATGAAAAAATATGCTGAAGATAAGTTGGGAACAAAAATTACAAAAGCAGTTATCACTGTTCCAGCATACTTTAACGATGCACAACGTAAAGCTACAAAAGATGCAGGAAAAATTGCAGGACTTGATGTAGAACGTATTATTAATGAACCAACAGCTGCTGCTTTAGCTTATGGTATTGATAAGCAAGATAAAGAACAAAAAGTTTTAGTATACGATTTAGGAGGAGGAACTTTTGACGTTTCGGTATTAGAATTAGCAGATGGAACTTATGATGTTTTAGCAACTTCTGGGGATAACCAACTAGGAGGAGATGATTTTGACCAAAAAATTATGGATTGAATTTCAAACAAAATTAAAAGTGAATATAATATTGATTTATCAAAAGATAAAATGGCTTTACAAAGATTTAAAGATGAAGCTGAAAAAGCAAAAATTAACTTATCAAGTCAATTAGAAACTGAAATTAACTTACCATTTATTGCAATGAATGAAAGTGGACCAGTTAACTTTAGTGCAAAATTATCAAGAAGTGAATTTGAAAAAATGTCAAAAGATTTAGTTGAAAGAACTAGAAAGCCCGTTGTTGATGCTTTAGAACAAGCTAAACTAAAAGCAACAGATATTCATGAAGTTCTTTTAGTTGGAGGATCAACTAGAATACCAGCAGTTCAAGCATTGGTAAAATCGTTATTAGGTAAAGAACCAAACAGAACAATTAACCCAGATGAAGTTGTTGCTATGGGAGCGGCTATTCAAGGTGGAGTTTTGGCAGGAGATGTAACTGACGTTCTGTTGTTAGATGTTACTCCGTTAACTTTAGGAATTGAAACAATGGGTGGAGTTATGACACCATTAATTAATAGAAACACAACAATTCCTACAGAAAAATCTCAAATTTTCTCAACAGCAGCAGATAATCAACCAGCAGTTGATATTAATGTTTTACAAGGTGAAAGACCAATGGCTGCAGATAATAAATCATTAGGGCAATTCCAATTAACAGGAATCAAACCAGCTCCAAGAGGAGTGCCTCAAATTGAAGTTACATTTAAAATTGATGTTAACGGAATTGTTTCTGTTACTGCAAAAGATAAGCAAACTAATGAAGAAAAAACAATAACAATTTCAAATTCTGGAGCATTAACTGATGCTGAAATCGAAAAAATGTTAAAAGAAGCAGAAGAAAATGCAGAAGCAGATGTTAAAAAACGTAAAAATATCGAGTTAAAAAACAAAGCTGAATCTTACATTAATATAATCGAAGAATCAATCAAAGAAGGTGGAGACAAAGTTCCTGAAGATCAAAAAAAACAATCTGAAGAACTTGCAAAATCTATTAGAGAATTAATTGCTAAAGAAGATTATGATGCTTTAGAGAAAAAAATGGAAGAATTAGAACAAGCTATGAAAATGGCTTCAGAAATGGCAGCTCAACAACAACAAGCAGATATAGATAGTAAAAAAGATAAATCAAACGATGACAAAAAAGATGACTCAAGTAAATAAAAAAGTAAATAATTCAAAACAACTTATTCTAGTTGTTTTTTCAAAAGAGAGTGAGGTTTATTATGGCTAAACGTGATTATTATGAAATTCTTGGAGTTAGCAAAAGTGCAACTGAAGATGAAATTAAAAAAGCATATCGTAAATTAGCTAAAAAATACCACCCTGATGTTAATAAAAATCATGATGCAGAAGAAAAATTTAAAGAAGCAACTGAAGCATGTGAAGTTTTATTAGATCCTAAAAAAAGAAAAATGTATGATCAATTCGGTCATGATGGTTTAAAAGGAATGGGTCAAGGTTCTGGATTCGGAGACTTCGGAGACTTCGGAGACTTCTTCTCTAATATGTCAGGATCAACAGGTGGAGGAGCTGGAGACTTTTTCTCAGATATTTTCTCAAGTTTTTTTGGTGGTAGTGCTAAAAAATCTGGATTTAGTGGATTCGGAAGTAACAAACGTTCTTCAGGACCAGAAGCTTCAAGAGGTAAAGATATTATTATCGAAATAAACCTTACTTTAAAAGAGTTATTGTTCGGAGTTAATAAAGAAATAGTTTTAGATTTAATTTCAAAATGTGAAGTTTGTGATGGAGTTGGTGCAAAAAACAAAAGTGACATTGTAACTTGTGAAGTTTGTGATGGAGTTGGTATGGTAACTGTTGTTCAAGAATTTGGATTTACAAAGTTTCAAAGTAATCAAGCTTGTCCAAAATGTAAAGGACACGGTAAAAAAAATGCTAATCCATGTAAATCTTGTCATGGAGAAGGTGTTAAAAAGAAAAAAGAACCAGTTATGTTTAATATCCCAAAAGGTTTATCTCCAGGAGAAAAAGTTATTTTAAGAAATTCTGGTAATGAAGGAAAAAATGGTGGACCTAAAGGACATATCTATGCCGATATATTTTTAAATGCTTCTAAAAAATTAGTAATTGTTGATAATTATAATATTAAAGGAGTTTTAAATATTTCTTATTTGGATGCCATATTAAAAAATGATATAACTATTGAAACTCTTGATGGTCAAATCAATGTTAATATACCAAAAAATGTAAAAAATGGTGATATTATAGTTGTTGCAAATCATGGATTATATAAAGGAATCAAAAGTAATAAGCGTGGAGATTTACTTTTAGAAATAAATATTAAAGTACCAAATGAAATTAACAATGAAGAAAAAGAAATTATGGAAAAACTATACAAATTAAACAACTTTAAAGTTGAAAATGAATTCAAAGAATAGCATTTATGCTATTTTTTTGATTCTTTAAATAATGTATAATAACTAAATAGGGGTAATGTATGGCAGATAAAGTGAAAATTTTACAAATAAGACAAGCAAAATTTGAAGAACGAAAAAAACAAAGAAAAAATAATTTTTCACCAGTTGAAAAAGTCTGATTTGATAATGTTTTAGAAGAATCTTTAACTTTAGATGATTTTGATAAAACTATAAATTTAAAAAATATTAAATCTGCAAAAATCTCATTAGTACAAAATGCAAACTCACATTTTTTCAAACCTAAAAATATAGATGAAGTAGGTTTTGAAAAAAAAGATTTAGGAACTCCAACTTTTGAAACATTAAATATTGTTGATCGTCGAATTTTAAAAAGACCATCACAATTACCTTCAGATATTTTGTTTTTAAGAGAATCAAGTTATTTAAAAGAACAAAAGATGAAAGATTTAATGTTGGATAAATTAAATGTAGATATTAAATTTAAAAATAATTTTAATAATTATCGTTTAATTGAAGGAGCATCAAAAAACTTTGATACAAAAGGATTTGAAGTAATTGATGAAGATTATAATGATGAAGAATTTTTAACATCTCCAAGTGATAAAAATGAAATAAAAGATAATATAATTCAAAATTTACCAAAAGATGTTGAAAAACTTATTAAAAAAGAAGATGAAAAAGAAAAAAAACAAGAAGAAAATGTAGAACAGGGTATAAATTGAAATGAAATAGATTTAGATAGTTTTGATGAAAATGAAGATAATATTCAGGTTAAACGAAACGAAGAGAGCATTCAATTTAAACACAGCAAAAGCGAAGTTGCGGAAAAACAAAATGAAGAAAACAAAGAGAGTTTACTAAAAGATATTGAAAAACTTAATGTGAATATAGAATCTTTAGAAGATAAAGTTGAGGCTCAACAAAACATATTCGAACCTGAACCTCCAAAAGAAGATGACAAAGTTGTTGACCCAGTCATAGAAGAAAAAATATTAAGTTTTGAAAAAAAACTTGAAGATATCTTTTACAAGGAAGCAAAAGAAGAAGAACAAATGCAGCAAGAACAAGAAGAAATTAAATTTGATCAAGAAAAAAATAATAATGAAAACAAACATCAAAAGGTATCAAAAAAAGAGAAAAAAATAAAAAATGAAGAAAAAAATATTATAAGTGCTAATCAAGAAGAATATCAAAATACAATTGAAAAATCAATACCAGTAGTTAATAATGTTGATTTTACAATAGCTGACAAAACAGATGATTTAGAAAGAGTTATAAAAAATAATGAAAATATAAAAAATAGTGTTTTTGAAAATAATAACCCTTTGCTTACTCAAGAAAAAGGTGCTTCTGATACAACAGTTTTAGTTGAAAAAATAGTTAATAATGCAAAAACTATTAAAAATGCTAATTTAGAAACCTCTAAGTTTGATGATTTTGAAGCTTGATTAAATAACTCTAAGCAAATTAATAAACTTTCAAAAATTGCAAAAAAAGAACAGAAACGAATGATTAAATTACAAAAAGGAAAAAAATAATGAAAAACAAAAAAGTAATAGTGGGTTTAAGTGGTGGAGTTGATTCATCAGTTGTTGTTACATTACTAATTGAACAAGGTTATAATGTAGAAGCTCTTTTCATGAGAAATTGAGATAGTAATCTAAATAATGACATTTTAGGAAATGATTTAGAAAAATTATGTCCTCAAGAGCAAGACTATAATGATGCTTTAAAAGTTGCGGAATCACTTAATATAAAATTACATCGTATTGATTTTATAAGAGAATATTGAGAGTATGTTTTTGAATATTTTTTAACAGAATATCAAAAAGGAAGGACTCCAAATCCCGATATTCTTTGCAATAAATATATAAAGTTTGATAAATTTTTAAAATATGCAATAGAAAAATTAAATGCTGATTATATAGCAATGGGACATTATGCTGGTGTTAGATTTAATAATAAGTCAAAAGAATATGAACTTTTAAGAGGAATTGATACTAATAAAGATCAATCATATTTTTTAAGTCAATTATCTCAATATCAACTTTCTAAAACTCTTTTCCCATTACAAAATTACAAAAAAGAAGAAGTTAGAAAGATAGCGAAAAAATATAATTTAGTTACTTATGAAAAAAAAGATTCAACAGGAATATGTTTTATTGGAGAAAGATACTTTACTCAATTTTTACAAAATTATATTCCTAATCAACCTGGAGAAATAATTGATATAGCAACCAACAAAGTCTTAGGACAGCATATTGGAGCAATGTATTATACGATTGGTCAAAGAAAAGGTTTAAAGCTAGGTGGTCAAAAAGAACCTTATTATGTTGCAAAAAAAGATATGAAAAATAAAATTATATATGTATCAAGATTAAGTAATGAAAGTTATTTAAAATCTAAGAAATGCATAGTAAAAGATTTTAACTTTATTGTTAATTGAAAAAACTATTTTAAAGCAAATAAATTTAATTGTTCTGCTAAATTTCGTTATCGTCAAGTTGATGTTGATGTCCAAGTAGAAGTATTAAATGAGAATACTGTTGAAATTAGTTATAAAAGTGAAGTTAGAGCTGTCACCGAAGGACAAGAAGCTGTTTTATATTTAAATGAAATTTGTCTTGGTGGTGGAAAAATTGATGAAGTTATAAGTTAGTTTTAAAATAGCAAATAAATAGTTTAAAATGAAAGTAACATATTAAGGAGATGAAGACATGTTTTTTGCAGATGGTGAAAGTGGAGGTTTATTTGGAGGAAGTAGTACCACTACAACAATTATTTTTGCTGTTATTGTATTAGTTATTATTATATTTATAGTAATTTCATCAATTACAAGTAAAAAAGCACAAAAAAAAGAACAAGCTAAAAGAAAAAAGGTGGTTAAAGAAGAAATTAAAAACTATCTATCACAAACTCAAAATCAAAAAAATATTAAAATAGAGTATGAAAAAGTTTATGCTCGTAAAGGACCAGAATATAAATATCGAGATGTATTTGATGTTATTGTCCAAATGTATGAACCAAAAACAAATGAATTAATTAAAACTGCAGCTTATGAAGTTGAAGGAATAACAACAAAAGCTGATAAAAAAACTTACAATACTGCTTGACAAGTTAATAAAGAATTAGATATTGAAGATACAAAAAAACGTATAGCAATAGCTGAGAAAAAAATTAAACTTTCTAAAGAAGAAAGAAAAATAATGAGAGCAGAAGAGATTGTTAGATCAAAAGAACTAAGAGCTAATTTAAAAGCTGAAGAAGCAAAAATTAAAGAAACACAAGCAAAACAAAAAGCAAATCCATCATTAAGAGTTCCAGACGAAGTTAAAGCAGCAACAGTTAAATTTATTCCAAAGAGAAACAAATAACGCTTTCTTTTAATAAGGTGTTATTTTTTTATATAATTAAAAAAGTTGAGGGTATTTATGGAATTAAAAAATGTTGTTAAAAAGAAAGATTTTATAAAATGATTTGCAAGTTGTAATAAAGAAGCTTGAGTTTTTCATAATTTAAAAAATTTTGAAAAAGCAATTCATTTAAGAGACAAAAAAGTGTATGAGTTTTTTTTAACTGAAGAACTCGAAGAAGGCGGTTTTGAATCAGGTTCTGGATTTGACCCCTTAGAATTATATAAAAATATTTTAAATAATAAAGATCTAAGCGAAGAACAAAAGAAACAAAAAGAATTATTACTAAATATTTTAGATGAATTTGATGGATTAGAGTTGTCAACAATAAATAACAACTTTATTTTAGATGGTAATGACACAGGTCAAGCAGCAAGAGAGTATTTTATAGAAATGCTAACAAAAGAAAATATAAAAAATAACACTAATTTTAAATATTATGATTTTCAACAATCCGGATATCAAGATTCTAAATGGAAAACAATTGAATTAATCAATAATCCAGAATATAAATTATTTTTTGAACCAACTTTCGAAAAGTATGATGGAAAAATGAAAACACGTTGTGATATTTTATTTAAAAATGAAGACGGTAGTTTCGATATAATTGAAGTAAAAGCATCTACAAAAGAAAAAGATTCGCATTTTTTTGATTTATTCTATCAGTGATATATCGTTTCTGAATCAATAATAATAAAGAATATTAAATTATGCCTACTTAATAAAGAGTATTTTAGAGGGGTAAATGGAAAATTATATATGACCGAAGATTTAAATGATACTTCTAATTTAGTTGATTATAAACTTGAGGTAGAAGAAATTTTAAAAAGAAAAATTGTAATACAAGAAGAAGAACCAGACTATTTAAATTATGATAAATTATTTATTTTAAATAATTCAATAGAAAAAAGAAAAATTAGAATTGATTATATAGATTTTTTTAAATCCATAAGAGATAACTTTGAAATAGATAATGAGATTTTAAAAATGTCTA from Spiroplasma tabanidicola includes the following:
- the hrcA gene encoding heat-inducible transcriptional repressor HrcA, with the translated sequence MLTKRQEIILRLIIEEYIKTASPVGSKRIQEVMSIDISSATIRNESAFLEEHGFLEKAHTSSGRVPSTKGYRYYVDNLMKRNNIEDVKQQIEEIFKRRGATIDEILEQTSKILSEMTKLATVVSTSENIEEVKLNRVELVPLSPKSAVVIFILSNGSIENKTIDLDSVSIEELKISIDLFNERLSNSKIQEIEFKVQAIVPILKEQVKKYEFILHTFVSALLHTGSSQFKTGGMKYLLENPEFNDPNKIKSIVEFIEGASPFVWFKSHLNNHSKPAVAIGFETGIGNDDIAVVGTNFPTDTGGKGTLALVGPKRIQYDKVSDLLEWISLKIEEFHKGEE
- a CDS encoding DnaJ C-terminal domain-containing protein; the protein is MAKRDYYEILGVSKSATEDEIKKAYRKLAKKYHPDVNKNHDAEEKFKEATEACEVLLDPKKRKMYDQFGHDGLKGMGQGSGFGDFGDFGDFFSNMSGSTGGGAGDFFSDIFSSFFGGSAKKSGFSGFGSNKRSSGPEASRGKDIIIEINLTLKELLFGVNKEIVLDLISKCEVCDGVGAKNKSDIVTCEVCDGVGMVTVVQEFGFTKFQSNQACPKCKGHGKKNANPCKSCHGEGVKKKKEPVMFNIPKGLSPGEKVILRNSGNEGKNGGPKGHIYADIFLNASKKLVIVDNYNIKGVLNISYLDAILKNDITIETLDGQINVNIPKNVKNGDIIVVANHGLYKGIKSNKRGDLLLEINIKVPNEINNEEKEIMEKLYKLNNFKVENEFKE
- a CDS encoding coiled-coil domain-containing protein, yielding MKWEKIMEKNDFKNYIENLIRLAKDCQENCEKANEKCQNNIHRIVDNIDICENGKEKCDCIYHKRLYELSKDYEKIIKDFTNETTKKTFGTFDETFKGFRNIFTKKNKEENINSEEIKCKKNKKHKFKKEYKFVEEDFDDSLFDFKNLQEDYDDLKEDFDNLKEDLDDLQEDFEYLKDELEDLKEEFKDLKRDFKN
- the mnmA gene encoding tRNA 2-thiouridine(34) synthase MnmA, producing the protein MKNKKVIVGLSGGVDSSVVVTLLIEQGYNVEALFMRNWDSNLNNDILGNDLEKLCPQEQDYNDALKVAESLNIKLHRIDFIREYWEYVFEYFLTEYQKGRTPNPDILCNKYIKFDKFLKYAIEKLNADYIAMGHYAGVRFNNKSKEYELLRGIDTNKDQSYFLSQLSQYQLSKTLFPLQNYKKEEVRKIAKKYNLVTYEKKDSTGICFIGERYFTQFLQNYIPNQPGEIIDIATNKVLGQHIGAMYYTIGQRKGLKLGGQKEPYYVAKKDMKNKIIYVSRLSNESYLKSKKCIVKDFNFIVNWKNYFKANKFNCSAKFRYRQVDVDVQVEVLNENTVEISYKSEVRAVTEGQEAVLYLNEICLGGGKIDEVIS
- a CDS encoding nucleotide exchange factor GrpE; translated protein: MEKEKYKKVFDLINNVKKELNIDSNLNNNIPKQQTDNNNVDLNDKTNIKHEKDSKSDSKQSEEKPLTSIELLELEFVDLLETNSKLEEQKLMAVADNQNTVRRYQNEAASVRKYGGEKLATELLPAIDMFRSVLKTSPDNPEIKNYLIGFEMIINQIDQALSNAGLSMIQTKIGDELDPNIHNAIDQIETKDVKSGRIAAIVSNGYRLHDRVIKHVGVKVAK
- the dnaK gene encoding molecular chaperone DnaK, which produces MAKEKIIGIDLGTTNSVVAVMEGGQPIVLENPEGQRTTASVVAFKNGDIIVGGAAKRQAVTNPNTAISIKREMGTTNKRKLENKDYTPEQISAEILRYMKKYAEDKLGTKITKAVITVPAYFNDAQRKATKDAGKIAGLDVERIINEPTAAALAYGIDKQDKEQKVLVYDLGGGTFDVSVLELADGTYDVLATSGDNQLGGDDFDQKIMDWISNKIKSEYNIDLSKDKMALQRFKDEAEKAKINLSSQLETEINLPFIAMNESGPVNFSAKLSRSEFEKMSKDLVERTRKPVVDALEQAKLKATDIHEVLLVGGSTRIPAVQALVKSLLGKEPNRTINPDEVVAMGAAIQGGVLAGDVTDVLLLDVTPLTLGIETMGGVMTPLINRNTTIPTEKSQIFSTAADNQPAVDINVLQGERPMAADNKSLGQFQLTGIKPAPRGVPQIEVTFKIDVNGIVSVTAKDKQTNEEKTITISNSGALTDAEIEKMLKEAEENAEADVKKRKNIELKNKAESYINIIEESIKEGGDKVPEDQKKQSEELAKSIRELIAKEDYDALEKKMEELEQAMKMASEMAAQQQQADIDSKKDKSNDDKKDDSSK